In one window of Gouania willdenowi chromosome 8, fGouWil2.1, whole genome shotgun sequence DNA:
- the LOC114467806 gene encoding eukaryotic translation initiation factor 3 subunit D isoform X2, protein MAKFNAPVIQDNPSGWGPCAVPEKFKDMPYQPFSKGDRLGKVADWTGATYQDKRYTNKYSSQFGGGSHYAYFHEEDETSFQLVDTAKTQKTAYQRNRMRFAQRNLRRDKDRRNLTQFNMQTLPKSAKQKERDRMRLQKKFQKQFGVRQKWDQKSQLKPRDSSVEVRSDWEVKEEMDFPRLMKMRYMEVADPEDVECCGALEYYDKAFDRVTTRNEKSLKSIKRIFHTVTTTDDPVIRKLAKTQGNVFATDAILATLMCCTRSVNSWDIIVQRVGNKLFFDKRDNSDFDLLTVSETANEPPQDEGNSFNSPRNLAMEATYINHNFSQQCLRMGGDRYKFPNTNPFVEEDMDKSEVASVAYRYRHWKLGEDIDLIVRCEHDGVMTGANGEVSFINVKTLNEWDSRYCNGVDWRQKLDSQRGAVLATELKNNSYKLARWTCCAMLAGSEYLKLGYVSRYHVKDSARHVILGTQQFKPNEFASQINLSMENAWGILRCVIDICRKLDEGKYLILKDPNKQVIRVYSLPDGTFSSDEEEEEEEDEEDEEEEDEEN, encoded by the exons ATGGCTAAGTTTAATGCCCCAGTGATCCAGGACAACCCGTCAGGATGGGGTCCGTGTGCTGTCCCAGAGAAGTTCAAAGACATGCCGTACCAGCCGTTCAGCAAAGGAGACCGACTGGGAAAG gtgGCTGACTGGACTGGAGCCACTTACCAGGACAAGAGATACACAA ATAAGTACTCCTCTCAGTTCGGCGGGGGCAGTCATTACGCCTACTTCCACGAGGAGGACGAGACGAGCTTCCAGCTGGTGGACACGGCCAAGACTCAGAAGACGGCGTACCAGAGGAACCGCATGAGGTTCGCCCAG aggaaccTGCGCCGAGACAAAGACCGCCGGAACCTGACCCAGTTCAACATGCAGACACTCCCGAAGAGCGCCAAGCAGAAGGAGAG GGATCGAATGCGTCTGCAGAAGAAGTTCCAGAAGCAGTTTGGTGTGCGTCAGAAGTGGGACCAGAAATCTCAG CTGAAGCCCAGAGACTCATCAGTGGAGGTTCGCAGCGATTGGGAGGTGAAGGAGGAGATGGACTTCCCTCGTCTGATGAAGATGAGATACATGGAGGTGGCCGACCCCGAGGACGT GGAGTGCTGTGGAGCACTGGAGTACTACGACAAGGCCTTCGACCGAGTCACCACCCGCAACGAGAAGTCGCTGAAGAGCATCAAGAGGATTTTTCACACGGTCACCACCACCGACGACCCCGTCATCCGCAag CTGGCCAAAACTCAAGGAAACGTCTTTGCCACCGACGCCATCCTGGCAACGCTGATGTGCTGCACGCGCTCCGTCAACTCCTGGGACATCATCGTGCAGCGAGTTGGCAACAAGCTGTTCTTCGACAAGAGAGACAACTCTGACTTTG ATCTGCTGACCGTGAGCGAGACAGCCAACGAGCCGCCCCAGGACGAGGGAAACTCTTTCAACTCCCCTCGTAACCTGGCCATGGAGGCCACGTACATCAACCACAACTTCAGCCAGCAGTGTCTACGCATG GGAGGAGATCGCTACAAGTTCCCAAACACCAACCCGTTTGTAGAGGAGGACATGGACAAGAGCGAGGTGGCGTCTGTGGCCTACAG GTATCGTCACTGGAAGCTCGGGGAAGACATCGACCTGATCGTTCGCTGTGAACATGACGGAGTGATGACCGGTGCTAACGGAGAGGTTTCCTTCATCAATGTGAAAACTCTGAATGAGTGGGACTCCAGG TATTGTAACGGCGTGGACTGGCGTCAGAAGCTGGACTCTCAGCGAGGAGCCGTTCTGGCCACTGAGCTGAAGAACAACAGCTACAAACTGGCTCGTTGGACCTGCTGCGCCATGTTGGCTGGATCTGAGTACCTGAAGCTGGG TTACGTGTCCCGTTACCACGTGAAGGACTCGGCTCGCCACGTCATCCTGGGAACGCAGCAGTTCAAGCCCAACGAGTTCGCCAGCCAGATCAACCTGAGCATGGAGAACGCCTGGGGAATCCTGCGCTGCGTCATCGACATCTGCAGGAAGCTGGACGAGGGCAAATACCTGATCCTGAAGGACCCCAATAAG CAAGTGATCCGTGTGTACAGCCTCCCTGACGGCACCTTCAGCTCTgacgaagaggaggaggaagaggaggatgaagaggacgaggaggaggaag ATGAAGAGAATTAA
- the LOC114467806 gene encoding eukaryotic translation initiation factor 3 subunit D isoform X1, whose amino-acid sequence MAKFNAPVIQDNPSGWGPCAVPEKFKDMPYQPFSKGDRLGKVADWTGATYQDKRYTNKYSSQFGGGSHYAYFHEEDETSFQLVDTAKTQKTAYQRNRMRFAQRNLRRDKDRRNLTQFNMQTLPKSAKQKERDRMRLQKKFQKQFGVRQKWDQKSQAQLKPRDSSVEVRSDWEVKEEMDFPRLMKMRYMEVADPEDVECCGALEYYDKAFDRVTTRNEKSLKSIKRIFHTVTTTDDPVIRKLAKTQGNVFATDAILATLMCCTRSVNSWDIIVQRVGNKLFFDKRDNSDFDLLTVSETANEPPQDEGNSFNSPRNLAMEATYINHNFSQQCLRMGGDRYKFPNTNPFVEEDMDKSEVASVAYRYRHWKLGEDIDLIVRCEHDGVMTGANGEVSFINVKTLNEWDSRYCNGVDWRQKLDSQRGAVLATELKNNSYKLARWTCCAMLAGSEYLKLGYVSRYHVKDSARHVILGTQQFKPNEFASQINLSMENAWGILRCVIDICRKLDEGKYLILKDPNKQVIRVYSLPDGTFSSDEEEEEEEDEEDEEEEDEEN is encoded by the exons ATGGCTAAGTTTAATGCCCCAGTGATCCAGGACAACCCGTCAGGATGGGGTCCGTGTGCTGTCCCAGAGAAGTTCAAAGACATGCCGTACCAGCCGTTCAGCAAAGGAGACCGACTGGGAAAG gtgGCTGACTGGACTGGAGCCACTTACCAGGACAAGAGATACACAA ATAAGTACTCCTCTCAGTTCGGCGGGGGCAGTCATTACGCCTACTTCCACGAGGAGGACGAGACGAGCTTCCAGCTGGTGGACACGGCCAAGACTCAGAAGACGGCGTACCAGAGGAACCGCATGAGGTTCGCCCAG aggaaccTGCGCCGAGACAAAGACCGCCGGAACCTGACCCAGTTCAACATGCAGACACTCCCGAAGAGCGCCAAGCAGAAGGAGAG GGATCGAATGCGTCTGCAGAAGAAGTTCCAGAAGCAGTTTGGTGTGCGTCAGAAGTGGGACCAGAAATCTCAG GCACAGCTGAAGCCCAGAGACTCATCAGTGGAGGTTCGCAGCGATTGGGAGGTGAAGGAGGAGATGGACTTCCCTCGTCTGATGAAGATGAGATACATGGAGGTGGCCGACCCCGAGGACGT GGAGTGCTGTGGAGCACTGGAGTACTACGACAAGGCCTTCGACCGAGTCACCACCCGCAACGAGAAGTCGCTGAAGAGCATCAAGAGGATTTTTCACACGGTCACCACCACCGACGACCCCGTCATCCGCAag CTGGCCAAAACTCAAGGAAACGTCTTTGCCACCGACGCCATCCTGGCAACGCTGATGTGCTGCACGCGCTCCGTCAACTCCTGGGACATCATCGTGCAGCGAGTTGGCAACAAGCTGTTCTTCGACAAGAGAGACAACTCTGACTTTG ATCTGCTGACCGTGAGCGAGACAGCCAACGAGCCGCCCCAGGACGAGGGAAACTCTTTCAACTCCCCTCGTAACCTGGCCATGGAGGCCACGTACATCAACCACAACTTCAGCCAGCAGTGTCTACGCATG GGAGGAGATCGCTACAAGTTCCCAAACACCAACCCGTTTGTAGAGGAGGACATGGACAAGAGCGAGGTGGCGTCTGTGGCCTACAG GTATCGTCACTGGAAGCTCGGGGAAGACATCGACCTGATCGTTCGCTGTGAACATGACGGAGTGATGACCGGTGCTAACGGAGAGGTTTCCTTCATCAATGTGAAAACTCTGAATGAGTGGGACTCCAGG TATTGTAACGGCGTGGACTGGCGTCAGAAGCTGGACTCTCAGCGAGGAGCCGTTCTGGCCACTGAGCTGAAGAACAACAGCTACAAACTGGCTCGTTGGACCTGCTGCGCCATGTTGGCTGGATCTGAGTACCTGAAGCTGGG TTACGTGTCCCGTTACCACGTGAAGGACTCGGCTCGCCACGTCATCCTGGGAACGCAGCAGTTCAAGCCCAACGAGTTCGCCAGCCAGATCAACCTGAGCATGGAGAACGCCTGGGGAATCCTGCGCTGCGTCATCGACATCTGCAGGAAGCTGGACGAGGGCAAATACCTGATCCTGAAGGACCCCAATAAG CAAGTGATCCGTGTGTACAGCCTCCCTGACGGCACCTTCAGCTCTgacgaagaggaggaggaagaggaggatgaagaggacgaggaggaggaag ATGAAGAGAATTAA